Genomic DNA from Candidatus Nitronereus thalassa:
ATACGGAGTCTTCAAAATGGATAGGCCCAACTCGCGTACGGCATAATTGCCGTAAATGGGCGCCTACACCCAAGGCTTCCCCAATATCGGCACACAATGTCCGCACATATGTGCCTTTTGAACATGCCACACGAAACGACACTTCTGGAATATCCACGGACAACACGTCCAATTGATGAATGGTCACAGGCCGAGGTTGCCGATCTACGGTTTTTCCAGCTCTGGCCATTTTGTACAAAGGCTGGCCCTCCACCTTCAAAGCGGAATACATGGGCGGTACCTGTTGGAGATTGCCGACAAATTTTGCCGCGGCTTCACGGATGGCTTCTTCAGTGATCCCAGCCACCGGCCGTTCTTGAATCACCACACCTGTTGCATCCTGCGTATCCGTATCCTGTCCTAACCGGAGGATCGCTTCATATTCTTTATCCCATTCCATTAAATATTCTGAAACCCGCGTCGCCTTTCCCAATAAAATTGGTAGCACTCCCGTGGCCATTGGATCTAAAGTCCCGGCATGTCCCACCTTGCGAATTCCGAGTGATCGTCGCAATTTTCCAACCACATCATGGGAGGTCCATTCGGCTGGCTTGGAAATATTCAATACCCCGTCAATCGCTGAAGTCGCCACCATCGCCCCAAGTCCTTTGACCACAGCCTACTGACCCTCCGACACATTGGGAGAAAGTTCATGAACCGAATCCATGTCCTCCTTAGTTGGGGAAGGCAAGGTGTCAAGAATTTTCAGGATTCGCTCGGCGCGGGGCCCACTCGAATCTCGCCAAAATTTGATTTCCGGCGTGTAACGCAATTCCAAACGACGGCCAATTTCTGAACGAACAAATCCTGCCGCGCTTTTTAAGGCCTTCATGATACCTGGCTCATCATCCTGTGGCCCTAATAACGTGACATACACCCGCGCCAACCGAAGATCACTGGTGACTTCCACATTGGTGACAGTCACGCATTGAAGCCGAGGATCCTTTGATTTTTTGGCAAGGATATCCGCCACCTCAATACGAAGTTGATCCGCCACCCGATCAGCTCGTTTATATGCCGATTTAGACATTTCAAGCACATCCACTGGAATCATGGTGATATCATTACAACAACTCTATGCGAGACTCTAACAATTCCAAATTGGGATTCGAGCGGATGGCATTCAATGCCTGATCTAAAACCCGATTCACATGACGGGTTTCGTTCGCCACGCAAGCCATCCCTAATATGGCTCGCTGCCAAAGATCATGGTCTCCCACTTCCGCCACCGACAAATTGAAGTCTCGGCCCAATTTTGACTTAAGGCTTGAGAGGATCTGGCGCTTCGCCTTAAGTGAATGTCCCTCAGGGAAATGCAACTCAACCTGACAGACTCCAATTACCATACCGGCGACTCAGAAATTTTTGGACACGAGTCCTGCCCGTTATAACTTCGCCGCTTCTTTATCAAACACATAGGCTTCAATGATATCGCCGACCTTGATATCATTAAAGTTTTCAACGGCAATACCGCACTCATAGCCTTGCTGCACTTCCCGGACATCGTCTTTAAACCGTCGCAAGGACCCAAGCTTGCCATCGTACACCACGACGTGATCTCGGAGGACACGAACTCCCTCACTTGCTCTCGCCATATGCCCGTCGTTCACATAGCAACCGGCAATGGTCCCAATTTTGGGAATCGTGAAGACCTCTCGTACTTCGGCACGTCCAAGCACACGCTCGACCAGGGTAGGCTCCAGCATCCCCTCGGCAGCGGCCCTGACATCGGCTATGGCATTATAGATAATGGTGTGCAATCGGATTTCCACGCCTTCGCGTTCGGCTAAGGCAGAGGCCTTTGGTTCAGGCCTCACATGGAACCCAACAATCATGGCTTTTGATGCCGAGGCTAAAAGGACATCCGACTCCGTGATGCCCCCAACCCCACTATGAAGGACTTGAAGGTTCACCAAATCGGA
This window encodes:
- the rbfA gene encoding 30S ribosome-binding factor RbfA, producing MIPVDVLEMSKSAYKRADRVADQLRIEVADILAKKSKDPRLQCVTVTNVEVTSDLRLARVYVTLLGPQDDEPGIMKALKSAAGFVRSEIGRRLELRYTPEIKFWRDSSGPRAERILKILDTLPSPTKEDMDSVHELSPNVSEGQ
- the truB gene encoding tRNA pseudouridine(55) synthase TruB, whose product is MVKGLGAMVATSAIDGVLNISKPAEWTSHDVVGKLRRSLGIRKVGHAGTLDPMATGVLPILLGKATRVSEYLMEWDKEYEAILRLGQDTDTQDATGVVIQERPVAGITEEAIREAAAKFVGNLQQVPPMYSALKVEGQPLYKMARAGKTVDRQPRPVTIHQLDVLSVDIPEVSFRVACSKGTYVRTLCADIGEALGVGAHLRQLCRTRVGPIHFEDSVSPLDVNPEYLLQEDDRVFWGLDAVLGHLPEVKIDFSMRVRALNGAPIPPSSVSSESLFSQGPGSTEGIVRVKDSDGQLLGLGKFEQSATHLSGWDPSLVLVKVFG
- a CDS encoding DUF503 domain-containing protein produces the protein MVIGVCQVELHFPEGHSLKAKRQILSSLKSKLGRDFNLSVAEVGDHDLWQRAILGMACVANETRHVNRVLDQALNAIRSNPNLELLESRIELL